In Candidatus Methylomirabilota bacterium, one genomic interval encodes:
- a CDS encoding sugar ABC transporter permease, protein MTAGQRARRRRGLLLVAPALAVLLLLTGYPSLYVLWLSLQHRVPVFGIAEFAGLGHYAFLAQDPRFWSAVRTTGLFTVASVLLELGLGLLVALALQARPRGRRLGLSLLLLAWAMPAVVTAKLFEWLYHPSAGLVNVVLGGWALNWLGDPRLALPAVILSDVWRTMPFVAILAYARLLSIPAEVYEAAQMDGAGRLGTLRHVTLPLLRQIVMIAVLFRTLDAVRAFDIMYVLTGGGPANATETLTVYAYRSLFQMLQLGFGSAIGMIVFALVMTVAWAYLRLLRREGVVT, encoded by the coding sequence GTGACTGCGGGCCAGCGCGCGCGCCGACGCCGGGGCCTGCTGCTGGTGGCGCCCGCGCTCGCCGTCCTCCTGCTGCTCACGGGATACCCCAGCCTCTACGTGCTCTGGCTCTCGCTCCAGCATCGCGTCCCGGTGTTCGGGATCGCCGAGTTCGCCGGCCTCGGCCACTATGCGTTCCTGGCGCAGGACCCGCGCTTCTGGAGCGCGGTGAGGACCACCGGACTGTTCACGGTCGCCTCCGTGCTCCTCGAGCTGGGCCTGGGCCTGCTGGTCGCGCTGGCGCTGCAGGCCCGGCCGCGCGGGCGCCGGCTCGGCCTGTCCCTGCTCCTGCTGGCCTGGGCGATGCCGGCCGTGGTCACCGCCAAGCTCTTCGAGTGGCTCTACCACCCGTCGGCCGGCCTCGTGAACGTCGTGCTGGGCGGCTGGGCGCTCAACTGGCTGGGCGATCCGCGGCTCGCGCTGCCGGCCGTGATCCTCTCCGACGTCTGGCGCACCATGCCCTTCGTGGCGATCCTGGCCTACGCGCGATTGCTCTCGATCCCCGCCGAGGTCTACGAGGCGGCGCAGATGGACGGGGCTGGGCGCCTGGGAACGCTCCGGCACGTCACGCTTCCGCTCCTGCGCCAGATCGTGATGATCGCCGTGCTCTTCCGGACGCTCGACGCCGTGCGGGCCTTCGACATCATGTACGTGCTGACCGGGGGCGGCCCGGCCAACGCCACCGAGACGCTCACCGTCTACGCGTATCGCAGCCTGTTTCAGATGCTCCAGCTCGGTTTCGGCTCGGCCATCGGCATGATTGTCTTCGCCCTGGTCATGACGGTGGCCTGGGCGTATCTGAGGCTCCTCCGCCGCGAGGGCGTGGTGACGTGA
- a CDS encoding ABC transporter substrate-binding protein, with translation MASRAVLLLLLAAGLALGGCVGESSAPGVTTLVFKHSRILGPSDPIPTLLRQFEAEHPGLRVKSESLPWTSDDQHQFYAINLEGGSPGFDVMMLDVIWVPEFARAGWLLDLTPRLAPGETDPHFPSAVAAATYDGRVWALPWNMNVGMLYFRTDLLGRYGFEPPKTWDELVRQVRHIRAAEGDPKLEGYLWQGKQYEGMVVNVLEAFWANGARLLGEDGHLFPQPEEAAEALAFLRSLIETRISPAWMTAADEELSRRAFGEGHAIFLRNWPYALNLFEAPDSPVRGKVGIAALPRHPEGDAGYGSTGGSHLGISRHTAHPEAALALVRFLTSERAQRAMVSGAALYPSRQAVYHDPELTRDHPRLPQIHGLMLAGRPRPVTPYYLVLSTTLQPEFSAVLVGLKPAQRAIREGRQRLEHFLGALL, from the coding sequence GTGGCCTCCAGGGCCGTCCTCCTCCTCCTCCTGGCGGCGGGGCTGGCCCTCGGAGGGTGCGTTGGGGAGTCGTCGGCGCCGGGGGTCACCACGCTGGTGTTCAAGCACTCGCGCATCCTCGGGCCCAGCGATCCGATTCCGACACTGCTCCGTCAATTCGAAGCCGAGCATCCGGGGCTCCGGGTCAAGAGCGAGTCGCTGCCCTGGACGTCCGACGATCAGCACCAGTTCTACGCCATCAACCTGGAAGGGGGCAGCCCGGGGTTCGACGTGATGATGCTCGACGTCATCTGGGTCCCGGAGTTCGCCCGGGCCGGGTGGCTCCTCGATCTCACGCCGCGGCTGGCCCCGGGCGAGACCGACCCGCACTTTCCGTCCGCCGTGGCGGCGGCGACGTACGACGGCCGGGTGTGGGCCCTGCCCTGGAACATGAACGTGGGGATGCTGTATTTCCGGACGGACCTCCTGGGCCGATACGGGTTCGAGCCCCCGAAGACGTGGGACGAGCTGGTCCGCCAGGTGCGGCACATCCGGGCCGCCGAGGGCGATCCGAAGCTCGAGGGCTACCTGTGGCAGGGCAAGCAGTACGAAGGCATGGTGGTGAACGTCCTGGAGGCGTTCTGGGCCAACGGCGCCCGGCTCCTGGGCGAGGACGGACACCTGTTCCCGCAACCCGAGGAGGCGGCGGAGGCGCTCGCGTTCCTGCGCAGCCTCATCGAGACGCGGATCAGCCCGGCCTGGATGACCGCGGCCGACGAGGAGCTCAGCCGTCGCGCCTTCGGTGAAGGCCACGCCATCTTCCTGCGCAACTGGCCCTACGCGCTGAATCTGTTCGAAGCGCCGGACTCCCCGGTGCGGGGCAAGGTGGGCATCGCCGCGCTGCCGCGGCACCCCGAGGGCGACGCCGGCTACGGCTCCACCGGGGGCTCACACCTGGGAATCTCCCGGCACACCGCCCACCCCGAGGCGGCGCTGGCGCTCGTCCGCTTCCTGACGAGCGAGCGCGCCCAGCGAGCGATGGTCTCCGGAGCCGCGCTCTACCCCAGTCGCCAGGCCGTCTATCACGATCCGGAGCTCACGCGCGACCACCCGCGGCTGCCGCAGATCCACGGGCTCATGCTGGCCGGCCGCCCCCGACCCGTCACGCCGTATTACCTGGTGCTGTCCACCACGCTGCAGCCGGAGTTCTCGGCGGTCCTGGTCGGCCTCAAGCCTGCGCAGCGGGCGATCCGCGAAGGGCGTCAGCGGCTCGAGCACTTCCTCGGCGCCTTGCTGTGA
- a CDS encoding class I SAM-dependent methyltransferase: protein MPLLRHDLLRKLHEVYQPRTYFEIGVEYGRSLALSRVPTVAVDPAFKVVSEISCDLQLVKATSDAFFLRDDPFEHFGGAPVDLAFIDGMHRFEFALRDFINVERYTDWTSVIVFDDVLPRGVDEAARDRHTRDWAGDVYKILPVLQRYRADLVTIIVDTQPTGTLVVLGADSGNRVLAEKYDEILHDYVVDDPQQVPADILQRRCALDPHTVVEAPFWSALRAARDDPGTGDLDKWQLHAAVERSLALKATARVGGWRPEQRPRRAGFRGSFRLPADWQRALRQWVHRARG from the coding sequence ATGCCATTGCTGCGTCATGATCTCCTTCGCAAGTTGCACGAGGTCTACCAGCCTCGGACGTACTTCGAGATCGGTGTCGAATACGGCCGGAGCCTGGCCCTCTCGCGCGTACCGACGGTCGCCGTCGACCCCGCGTTCAAGGTGGTCTCGGAGATCAGCTGCGACCTGCAACTCGTCAAGGCGACGAGCGACGCGTTCTTCCTTCGGGACGACCCGTTCGAGCATTTTGGCGGCGCTCCCGTCGACCTGGCCTTCATCGATGGCATGCATCGCTTCGAGTTCGCTCTCCGGGACTTCATCAACGTCGAGCGCTACACGGACTGGACGAGCGTGATCGTGTTCGACGACGTGTTGCCACGCGGGGTCGACGAGGCAGCCCGCGACCGTCACACCCGTGACTGGGCCGGCGACGTCTACAAGATCCTGCCTGTACTGCAGCGGTATCGAGCCGACCTGGTGACGATCATCGTCGACACCCAGCCCACCGGAACCCTGGTCGTTCTCGGCGCCGATTCCGGCAACAGGGTGCTCGCCGAGAAGTATGACGAGATCCTTCACGACTACGTCGTCGATGACCCGCAGCAGGTGCCCGCGGACATCCTGCAACGGCGTTGCGCGCTCGATCCCCACACGGTGGTTGAGGCGCCCTTCTGGTCCGCGTTGCGCGCCGCCCGTGACGACCCCGGAACCGGAGATTTGGACAAGTGGCAGCTACACGCTGCCGTCGAGCGGTCGTTGGCGCTGAAGGCCACGGCTCGCGTCGGCGGCTGGCGACCGGAGCAAAGGCCCCGGCGGGCGGGCTTCCGCGGCTCGTTCCGCCTGCCGGCCGACTGGCAGCGCGCACTCAGGCAATGGGTGCACAGAGCCCGCGGCTGA
- a CDS encoding xanthine dehydrogenase family protein molybdopterin-binding subunit yields the protein MGYVGQSLKRREDERLVRGRGFFVADVQRPGSLHLAVVRSPHAHARIRAIDTAAARRQPGVVGVVIFADLPELARPIPMRMSDRGRMHRYLQHPLASDTVRYVGEPVVAVVAESRYLAEDALDEIRIDYDPLPAVVDARAASQPGAPLLFEAEATNVVATYTIACGDVERAFQHADVVVRESLAVQRHTAVPMETRGAIAEYDPGRRVLSMWGMTKVPHWNRGVIAEHVGLPEHCVHLLQMDVGGAFGVRGELYPEDFLVALLALRTGRPVRWIEDRREHLMAANHSREQQHEIAVALRRDGTILGIHDRFWNNMGAYVRTHGATAPNNTAGYLPGPYRIANYRAEVTCVVTDKTPAGTYRAPGRFEASFVRERVVDMAARALGLDPAEIRRRNFVPATAMPYEVGTTTLGRKIVYDSGDFPRLFAWALERAGYATLREEQARARLAGRHVGIGLAYVVEKSGLGPWETARVLIDGSGRVVVHTGVPSVGQGVETIFAQVCADVLGVRYEDVTVRWGDTDALPDGFGAFASRGTVMGANAVVQAAERVRDKVLAVAARELEAHPDDLELRDAAVRVRGVADRALTLRDVARAAMPTPALAAGLEPGLEALEYYQQEKMTYGHGLHLAVVEVDAETGVPTILRYVVAYDVGRSINPMLVEAQIVGGLAQGLGAALHEELAYDAAGQLLTGTLMEYHIPAAADLPPLEVWIREEDRSPVNPLGVKGAGEDGIVAAGAAVANAVADALAPMGIEITALPLRPARVRELIRAAAPNPDAVLEPARATSAAGAAGPADRAARPPGN from the coding sequence ATGGGCTACGTCGGCCAGAGCCTCAAGCGGCGCGAGGATGAGCGGCTGGTGCGGGGCCGCGGCTTCTTCGTGGCCGACGTCCAGCGTCCCGGTTCCCTGCACCTGGCCGTCGTCCGCAGCCCGCACGCCCACGCGCGCATTCGCGCCATCGACACCGCCGCCGCGCGCCGGCAGCCGGGCGTCGTCGGCGTCGTGATATTCGCCGACCTGCCCGAGCTGGCCCGCCCGATCCCGATGCGCATGTCCGATCGCGGCCGCATGCACCGGTACCTGCAGCACCCGCTGGCCAGCGACACGGTCCGCTACGTGGGGGAGCCGGTGGTGGCCGTCGTGGCCGAGAGCCGCTACCTGGCCGAGGACGCGCTCGACGAGATCAGGATCGATTACGACCCGCTGCCCGCCGTGGTCGACGCGCGGGCGGCCAGCCAGCCCGGCGCGCCGCTGCTCTTCGAGGCCGAGGCGACGAACGTCGTGGCCACCTACACGATCGCTTGCGGCGACGTCGAGCGAGCCTTCCAGCACGCCGACGTCGTCGTCCGCGAGAGCCTGGCCGTCCAGCGGCACACGGCGGTCCCCATGGAGACCCGCGGGGCCATCGCCGAATACGACCCCGGCCGGCGGGTGCTCAGCATGTGGGGCATGACCAAGGTGCCGCACTGGAATCGCGGCGTCATCGCCGAGCACGTGGGGCTGCCCGAGCACTGCGTGCATCTCCTCCAGATGGACGTGGGCGGGGCCTTCGGCGTGCGGGGCGAGCTCTATCCCGAGGACTTCCTGGTCGCCCTCCTGGCCCTCAGGACGGGCCGGCCCGTCCGCTGGATCGAGGATCGGCGCGAGCACCTCATGGCCGCCAACCATTCCCGCGAGCAGCAGCACGAGATCGCCGTGGCCCTCCGTCGTGACGGCACGATCCTCGGCATCCACGACCGGTTCTGGAACAACATGGGCGCCTACGTGCGCACCCACGGCGCCACCGCCCCCAACAACACGGCGGGCTATCTCCCCGGACCGTACCGCATCGCGAACTACCGGGCCGAGGTGACGTGCGTGGTGACCGACAAGACGCCGGCCGGCACCTACCGGGCGCCGGGCCGGTTCGAGGCGAGCTTCGTGCGCGAACGGGTGGTCGACATGGCCGCCCGCGCGCTCGGGCTGGACCCGGCCGAGATCCGCCGCCGCAATTTCGTCCCGGCCACCGCCATGCCCTACGAGGTCGGTACGACCACGCTGGGACGCAAGATCGTCTACGACAGCGGCGACTTCCCCCGGCTCTTCGCGTGGGCGCTGGAGCGCGCCGGGTACGCGACGCTGCGCGAGGAGCAGGCCCGCGCCCGGCTGGCCGGACGGCACGTCGGCATCGGCCTCGCCTACGTCGTGGAGAAGTCCGGCCTCGGCCCCTGGGAGACGGCCCGGGTCCTGATCGACGGCTCCGGCCGCGTGGTCGTGCACACCGGCGTACCCTCTGTGGGTCAGGGCGTGGAGACGATCTTCGCCCAGGTGTGCGCCGACGTCCTCGGCGTGCGCTACGAAGACGTCACCGTGCGGTGGGGCGACACCGACGCGCTGCCCGACGGCTTCGGCGCGTTCGCCAGCCGGGGCACCGTCATGGGGGCCAACGCCGTGGTCCAGGCGGCCGAGCGCGTGCGCGACAAGGTACTGGCCGTGGCGGCCCGCGAGCTGGAGGCGCATCCCGACGACCTGGAGCTGCGCGACGCCGCCGTGCGGGTGCGGGGCGTGGCCGACCGCGCCCTCACGCTGCGCGACGTGGCCCGCGCGGCGATGCCGACGCCGGCGCTGGCCGCCGGTCTGGAGCCCGGTTTGGAAGCGCTCGAGTACTACCAGCAGGAGAAGATGACGTACGGCCACGGCCTGCACCTGGCCGTCGTCGAGGTCGACGCCGAGACCGGCGTGCCGACGATCCTGCGCTACGTCGTCGCTTACGACGTGGGCCGGTCGATCAACCCGATGCTGGTGGAAGCGCAGATCGTCGGCGGCCTCGCCCAGGGTCTGGGCGCCGCGCTGCACGAGGAGCTCGCGTACGACGCGGCCGGCCAGCTCCTCACGGGGACGCTCATGGAGTACCACATCCCGGCCGCCGCCGACCTGCCACCGCTCGAGGTGTGGATCCGCGAGGAAGACCGCTCGCCGGTGAACCCGCTGGGCGTGAAGGGCGCGGGCGAAGACGGGATCGTCGCCGCGGGCGCCGCCGTCGCCAACGCGGTGGCCGACGCGCTGGCGCCCATGGGCATCGAGATCACCGCGCTGCCGCTCCGTCCGGCCCGGGTGCGAGAGCTGATCCGGGCCGCCGCTCCGAACCCCGACGCGGTCCTCGAGCCCGCGCGCGCTACGTCTGCTGCCGGAGCTGCGGGTCCAGCAGATCGCGCAGCCCGTCCCCCAGGAAATTGA
- a CDS encoding ABC transporter permease codes for MASPRGVSVGGIVRGWTGRAGAPSAPSLTARGLRLARRSPLASLGALIVGLVVLAAVAAPMLATTDPVAQDLAIVLKPPFWLAEGSLEHPLGTDHLGRDVYSRLIYGAQISLTISVMAALLGAGVGVAAGLVAGYHGGRLGAVIMRIVDLNLAFPLILLALAVVALLGANLKNLVIVMTITTWMIYARVVRGLTLTLREREFVQAVRALGAHDARIVARHILPNVLAPVLVIWTLEVARVILMESALSFLGLGVPPPTPTWGRMLAEGRDYLTVAGWISIFPGLAIMVTVLGINFLGDGLRDLLDPQLRQQT; via the coding sequence ATGGCGTCGCCGCGCGGGGTCAGCGTGGGAGGCATCGTGCGCGGGTGGACCGGGCGCGCCGGCGCGCCGTCCGCCCCTTCCCTGACCGCCCGGGGCCTGCGGCTGGCCCGCCGCAGCCCCCTGGCGAGCCTCGGCGCCCTGATCGTCGGCCTGGTCGTCCTGGCCGCCGTGGCCGCGCCGATGCTGGCGACCACCGATCCCGTCGCGCAGGATCTGGCGATCGTGCTCAAGCCGCCCTTCTGGCTGGCCGAGGGCTCCCTGGAGCATCCGCTGGGCACCGATCATCTCGGGCGCGACGTCTACTCCCGCCTGATCTACGGGGCCCAGATCTCACTGACGATCAGCGTGATGGCGGCGCTGCTCGGGGCTGGCGTCGGCGTGGCGGCGGGACTGGTGGCCGGCTACCACGGCGGGCGGCTGGGCGCGGTGATCATGCGTATCGTGGACTTGAACCTCGCCTTCCCGCTGATCCTGCTGGCCCTGGCCGTGGTGGCGCTGCTGGGCGCGAATCTCAAAAACCTGGTCATCGTCATGACCATCACCACCTGGATGATCTACGCGCGGGTCGTGCGCGGCCTGACGCTCACGCTGCGCGAGCGGGAATTCGTCCAGGCCGTCCGGGCCCTGGGGGCGCACGACGCCCGGATCGTCGCCCGCCACATCTTGCCCAACGTGCTGGCGCCCGTGCTGGTCATCTGGACGCTGGAAGTGGCGCGCGTCATCTTGATGGAGTCGGCGCTGTCGTTCCTGGGCCTGGGCGTGCCACCTCCGACGCCGACCTGGGGCCGGATGCTCGCCGAGGGGCGCGACTACCTGACCGTGGCGGGCTGGATCTCGATCTTTCCGGGGCTGGCCATCATGGTGACGGTGCTCGGCATCAATTTCCTGGGGGACGGGCTGCGCGATCTGCTGGACCCGCAGCTCCGGCAGCAGACGTAG
- a CDS encoding ABC transporter permease, translating to MRGYIAARLATAVLVVLGVSVVSFCLTFLTGDPAEIMLPQGATAEQIARFRAAWGFDDPLPVQYWRFLSRAAHGDFGVSLRHGEASLPLIAARLPATLQLTVTAMLLAIVLAVPLGVLAATHRGGPIDMLAMGVALLGQSVPNFWLAIMMILLFAVSWGLLPTSGRGGPAHVVMPAVAIAINLMALLTRLVRTTMIEVLAEDYVRTGRSKGLREIMVLTRHALPNALIPLVTVVGLQFGYILGGAVVIETVFTWPGVGLFTIQAILNRDYPVVQASVFVLATGVVLINLIVDLLYVWLDPRIRLG from the coding sequence GTGCGCGGCTACATCGCCGCCCGCCTCGCCACCGCCGTCCTCGTCGTCCTCGGGGTGTCGGTCGTCTCCTTCTGCCTGACGTTCCTGACCGGGGATCCCGCCGAGATCATGCTGCCCCAGGGGGCCACGGCGGAGCAGATCGCCAGATTCCGGGCCGCGTGGGGCTTCGACGACCCGCTGCCGGTTCAGTACTGGCGGTTCCTGAGCCGCGCCGCCCACGGCGACTTCGGCGTCTCACTGCGGCACGGGGAAGCGTCGCTGCCCCTCATCGCGGCGCGGCTGCCGGCCACCCTGCAGCTCACCGTGACGGCCATGCTGCTGGCCATCGTTCTGGCCGTGCCGCTGGGTGTGCTGGCGGCCACCCACCGGGGCGGCCCGATCGACATGCTGGCCATGGGAGTCGCGCTCCTCGGGCAGTCCGTGCCCAATTTCTGGCTGGCGATCATGATGATCCTGCTCTTCGCCGTCTCCTGGGGCCTGCTGCCCACCTCGGGGCGCGGGGGGCCGGCCCACGTCGTGATGCCGGCCGTCGCCATCGCCATCAATCTCATGGCTCTGCTGACCCGCCTCGTCCGCACCACGATGATCGAGGTGCTCGCCGAGGATTACGTCCGCACCGGCCGCAGCAAGGGCCTGCGCGAGATCATGGTGCTGACCCGGCACGCGCTGCCGAACGCCCTGATCCCGCTGGTCACGGTGGTGGGGCTGCAGTTCGGCTACATCCTGGGCGGGGCGGTCGTCATCGAGACCGTGTTCACCTGGCCGGGCGTCGGACTGTTCACGATCCAGGCGATCCTGAACCGGGACTATCCGGTCGTCCAGGCCTCGGTGTTCGTCCTGGCCACCGGCGTGGTGCTGATCAACCTGATCGTGGACCTGCTGTACGTCTGGCTCGATCCGCGGATCCGGTTGGGCTAG
- a CDS encoding ABC transporter substrate-binding protein translates to MTRRAARHLLGMLIAAVGLVAGLPAPAAAAPSGEVTIGLAAEPNTFDPHLTVGRNTQIFIVNVYDGLTARDAKGNLVPALATSWKRLNPTTWQFTLRKGVKFHNGDDFNADSVKFTLDRAIDPETKATIISELSTITRTEIVDPYTVNVITKSPDFLLPVRLGELFGLMLSPKHTKAAGKQTIATKPNGTGPFKLVAWTKNERMVLEANEQYWRGAPKVKRIVVRPILEDAARIAALQAGEVDMIAPVPHVRIADLKRNEKLVIKTIPAPRIFHVTIDVRKPPFDNVKVRQALNYAVDVNAILKSLYFGYGTRLATVVDKGALGYDPGVQPYPYDPKKARALLAEAGFPNGFETEFDSFTGSIADHSKPAEAIVGYLEKVGLKIKQNVFEFSAFGPRRVQNRTAPLFIYSIGNAYLEPSWVIRWLTQGGLGMHYKNARLDQMLTRIEATDDPQKRAPLYSEVQKLIKDEAPFIFLFQADAVFGMSTRIDYSPRPDETQWLYPLGLKG, encoded by the coding sequence ATGACTCGACGCGCCGCCCGGCATCTGCTCGGCATGCTCATCGCCGCGGTCGGGCTGGTCGCCGGTCTGCCGGCCCCCGCCGCGGCCGCGCCCAGCGGCGAGGTCACCATCGGCCTGGCCGCCGAGCCCAACACCTTCGACCCCCATCTGACCGTCGGCCGCAACACCCAGATCTTCATCGTCAACGTCTACGACGGGCTGACCGCGCGCGACGCCAAGGGCAACCTGGTGCCGGCGCTGGCCACGTCCTGGAAGCGGCTCAACCCCACCACCTGGCAGTTCACGCTCCGCAAGGGCGTCAAGTTCCACAACGGCGACGACTTCAACGCCGACTCGGTCAAGTTCACCCTGGACCGGGCCATCGACCCCGAGACCAAGGCCACCATCATCTCGGAGCTGAGCACGATCACCCGCACGGAGATCGTGGATCCCTACACGGTGAACGTGATCACCAAGTCGCCCGACTTCCTCCTGCCGGTGCGCCTGGGCGAGCTGTTCGGCCTGATGCTCTCGCCCAAGCACACCAAGGCGGCGGGCAAGCAGACCATCGCCACCAAGCCGAACGGCACTGGACCGTTCAAGCTCGTGGCCTGGACGAAGAACGAGCGGATGGTGCTGGAGGCCAACGAGCAATACTGGCGGGGCGCGCCCAAGGTGAAGCGGATCGTCGTCCGGCCCATCCTGGAGGACGCTGCCCGGATCGCCGCACTGCAGGCCGGCGAGGTCGACATGATCGCCCCGGTGCCTCACGTCCGGATCGCCGACCTCAAACGCAACGAGAAGCTGGTGATCAAGACGATCCCCGCGCCGCGGATCTTTCACGTCACCATCGACGTGCGCAAGCCGCCGTTCGACAACGTCAAGGTCCGCCAGGCTCTCAACTACGCGGTGGACGTCAACGCCATCCTGAAATCGCTCTACTTCGGCTACGGCACGCGCCTGGCCACGGTGGTCGACAAGGGCGCGCTGGGCTACGACCCCGGCGTCCAGCCCTACCCGTACGACCCGAAGAAAGCCCGGGCCCTGCTGGCCGAAGCCGGCTTCCCGAACGGCTTCGAGACCGAGTTCGACAGCTTCACCGGCAGCATCGCCGATCACTCCAAGCCGGCCGAGGCCATCGTCGGCTATCTGGAGAAGGTCGGGCTGAAGATCAAGCAGAACGTGTTCGAGTTCTCCGCCTTCGGGCCGCGTCGCGTGCAGAACCGCACCGCCCCGCTGTTCATCTACAGCATCGGCAACGCCTACCTGGAGCCCTCGTGGGTGATCCGCTGGCTGACCCAGGGCGGCCTGGGCATGCACTACAAGAACGCCAGACTCGACCAGATGCTGACGCGCATCGAGGCCACCGACGATCCCCAGAAACGGGCCCCGCTGTACAGCGAAGTCCAGAAGCTGATCAAGGACGAGGCGCCGTTCATCTTCCTCTTCCAGGCCGACGCCGTGTTCGGGATGAGCACCCGGATCGACTACTCGCCCCGGCCGGACGAGACCCAGTGGCTCTACCCGCTGGGGCTGAAGGGGTGA
- a CDS encoding cupin domain-containing protein, whose amino-acid sequence MTSKAVTREEMLQRVARFAELTPSSRPLVDAVLPQFQREIFNIIGRGVTEDASMTVPITAVDGFHMSIIKAGPGKGTGLHNHTTVEVFMPLTGTWAVQWGDEGENELTLTQWDVVSVPTGIMRGFRNDSAGEAYMLSLVGGDDPGRVAWASKVMRAVREKGFDLDDKGKIIEVARAT is encoded by the coding sequence ATGACGTCGAAGGCGGTGACCAGAGAAGAAATGCTCCAGCGGGTGGCGAGGTTCGCGGAGTTGACGCCGAGCTCACGCCCGCTCGTCGATGCCGTCTTGCCCCAGTTCCAGCGCGAGATCTTCAACATCATCGGCCGGGGCGTCACCGAGGACGCCTCCATGACGGTGCCCATCACCGCCGTGGACGGCTTTCACATGTCCATCATCAAGGCCGGGCCCGGGAAGGGGACCGGCCTGCACAACCATACGACCGTCGAGGTCTTCATGCCGCTCACGGGGACGTGGGCCGTGCAGTGGGGCGACGAGGGCGAGAACGAGCTGACCCTGACCCAGTGGGATGTGGTCTCCGTCCCCACCGGCATCATGCGTGGCTTCCGCAACGACAGCGCCGGAGAGGCCTACATGCTGTCCCTGGTGGGCGGCGACGATCCCGGCCGCGTGGCCTGGGCCAGCAAGGTGATGAGGGCGGTGCGCGAGAAGGGCTTCGATCTCGACGACAAGGGGAAGATCATCGAGGTCGCCAGGGCGACCTGA